The following coding sequences lie in one Vitis vinifera cultivar Pinot Noir 40024 chromosome 19, ASM3070453v1 genomic window:
- the LOC100250424 gene encoding chloroplastic lipocalin, producing MMHLQTTTSSRVVLLQSSSSPPIRRGMPSKLMLCSFEHPTSSKAVARNVLSGLAASVVILSQANQVIAEGLSHPNNLCQLASATSNTITLPLDEGSGERSGKLMMMRGMSAKDFDPVRYSGRWFEVASLKRGFAGQGQEDCHCTQGVYTFDMESPAIQVDTFCVHGGPDGYITGIRGKVQCLEEEELEKSATDLEKQVMIREKCYLRFPTLPFIPKEPYDVIATDYDTFALVSGAKDRSFIQIYSRTPNPGPKFIEKYKAYLANFGYDPSKIKDTPQDCEVMSNSKLAAMMSMSGMQQALTNQFPDLGLKSPIEFNPFTSVFDTLKKLVELYFK from the exons ATGATGCATCTTCAAACAACTACATCATCTCGGGTTGTTCTTCTTCAATCTTCCTCTTCTCCCCCTATCCGCAG GGGAATGCCAAGCAAACTAATGTTGTGCTCTTTTGAGCACCCCACATCAAGTAAGGCTGTGGCCAGAAATGTATTATCTGGGCTTGCTGCTTCAGTTGTAATCCTCTCACAAGCAAATCAG GTAATTGCAGAAGGTTTATCTCACCCCAATAATTTATGCCAGCTTGCAAGTGCTACCAGTAACACAATCACTCTTCCACTTGATGAGGGGTCTGGGGAAAGAAGTGGGAAACTAATGATGATGAGAGGTATGTCAGCTAAGGATTTTGACCCAGTGAGATATTCTGGAAGATGGTTTGAAGTAGCTTCCCTCAAACGTGGATTTGCTGGACAAGGCCAAGAAGATTGCCATTGCACTCAG GGTGTATATACATTTGACATGGAATCACCTGCTATCCAAGTTGATACTTTTTGTGTTCATGGGGGCCCTGATGGATATATTACTGGGATTCGGGGAAAGGTTCAATGCCTGGAAGAGGAAGAATTGGAGAAAAGTGCAACTGATCTAGAAAAACAAGTGATGATTAGAGAAAAATGTTACCTTCGTTTTCCTACATTGCCATTTATTCCCAAGGAGCCTTATGATGTGATTGCTACTGATTATGACACTTTTGCTCTTGTGTCGGGAGCAAAAGACAGGAGTTTTATTCAG ATTTACTCAAGGACGCCTAATCCTGGACCTAAATTCATAGAGAAGTACAAAGCTTACTTAGCAAACTTTGGGTATGATCCAAGTAAGATCAAGGACACTCCACAAGACTGTGAGGTGATGTCTAATAGTAAGCTAGCAGCGATGATGTCCATGTCCGGAATGCAACAGGCTCTAACAAACCAGTTTCCTGATCTAGGATTAAAATCACCCATCGAATTTAACCCCTTTACAAGTGTGTTTGACACTTTGAAGAAGCTTGTTGAGCTTTATTTCAAGTAG
- the LOC100260680 gene encoding protein LHCP TRANSLOCATION DEFECT: MASIPCTTHLLFTSKPQISPSNPPIFTSQLLGIPRKLSWSTPTRLGPSNGSRATCWFRFGNRGVDAEGAGIYGSQTRDDFDRDDVEQYFNYMGMLAVEGTYDKMEALLSQNIHPVDILLMMAASEGDQPKIEELLRAGASYTVKDADGRTALERAANDEIKDLILNFSTQKA, translated from the exons ATGGCTTCAATCCCATGCACTACCCATTTACTCTTCACATCAAAACCCCAAATTTCTCCTTCAAATCCACCCATTTTTACTTCTCAGTTACTGGGTATCCCAAGAAAACTGTCATGGTCCACACCCACCAGACTTGGACCCAGCAATGGCTCCAGAGCCACATGCTGGTTCAGGTTTGGTAACAGGGGTGTTGATGCTGAAGGAGCTGGGATCTATGGTAGCCAAACAAGGGATGATTTTGACAGAGATGATGTTGAACAG TACTTCAACTACATGGGGATGCTTGCTGTTGAGGGTACGTATGATAAGATGGAGGCTCTTCTAAGCCAAAACATCCATCCAGTAGACATCTTATTGATGATGGCTGCCTCAGAAGGTGACCAGCCCAAAATTGAAGAGCTTTTGAGGGCTGGAGCTAGTTACACTGTCAAGGATGCAGATGGGCGGACTGCACTTGAAAGAGCTGCCAATGATGAAATCAAAGACTTGATCCTCAACTTTTCTACTCAAAAGGCTTGA
- the LOC109121765 gene encoding uncharacterized protein LOC109121765 yields MAAQKPVEIGTRGTVGSLIMQEIEYFSRLEIGRKDCSQKPQCKIADAISSGSHSIPKFGIMIKAQKKKKRGSRLLPSMCSIVEVADSNQPNGISGFTYRNLKADVKKLQL; encoded by the coding sequence ATGGCAGCCCAAAAGCCGGTGGAGATTGGCACCAGAGGCACTGTTGGATCCCTCATAATGCAAGAAATCGAATACTTCAGTCGGCTTGAGATAGGCCGCAAAGATTGCTCTCAGAAGCCTCAGTGTAAGATTGCAGATGCCATTTCCTCTGGTAGTCATTCCATACCAAAGTTTGGCATTATGATCAAGGcccagaaaaagaagaagagaggcAGCAGGCTCCTACCAAGCATGTGTTCGATAGTGGAAGTTGCAGACAGCAATCAGCCAAATGGGATTTCTGGGTTCACTTACAGGAATCTGAAGGCTGATGTAAAGAAGCTGCAGCTTTAG